GGACATAGCAGTTGTTAGATCCCATTTGAAACCAAGACTTATACCACAAAAATCCCATAGGCGAACAAAAACAGGCAGATCGATGGGCGAAAGCAGCTTTAATTTTGTTAATCTATAGTTAATTTAATTGCCAGTCGCCGTTCTCATAAGTAAGGGTATACCCGACGACTGGTTAAACTCATTATACGCAAATAGTAAAATCGGGAATAAAAGCCCAGCATCAAGGTATCCCGTAGTACGATTGTGTTGGGAATACCCGTCGGTCGTCCGGGCAGGGCAGGCGTAAAACTGATGCAACGAAGACGCAACGAGGCTGTCCCTCTGATGGCCACAAGCGAATGAGTTGTATCTGCCGACGTAAAATCTAAATTACGCAAAACTTCCGCTTGCTGTCTGTCTGCCAAAGAGCAGAGTGAGGAGATGGAAGTATGTCACACGAATGTGTAGATTCTCTGTTAAGTGGTGTGAGAAGAGGAAAAATGTCTAACACGTTGTGGAAGTCTGTGCTGTTTAGTCCGGCAATTTTGGGGGCAACCCTCCTACTTGGCTCTTCAGCAATGGCGACTGAAAGCAAAACAACCCCAGAAGTAGCTCAAACTCCAGCTGCTGTAACTCAAAGCCCTGAAGCGCAGCCAGTTGCCGCTGCGCTGCTTGGGATAGATGGGCTGCAACATATAGCTTCACAGACAGTAGAAGAAGAGGCAGCAGCATTATCGACAAATGCTGTTAAAGTCGAACAGCCTTCTGAGCAACCTTTGGCTGAAGCTCACACTCTACAGCAAAAGTCAGTTGCATCTAAGCTAGAAGCAGCCACACAGCCTGCAACTAAATCGCAGCAGAAAACAGTTGCCGATAAAATATCTTCTCCTGCACCGGTATCTGCCAACTTGTCGGAGATCAGGGTAGCTCAAGCAGCACCCAACAGTGAAAGAACGCTAGACCAAATTATCCAGTACGGTAGCGAAGGCACAGGTAACGCAGAAACAGTCGGTCAAGTTACTTCTGTTTCCCAGTTGCGCGACGTACAACCGACTGACTGGGCTTTCCAAGCCCTGCAATCGCTGGTTGAACGCTATGGCTGTATTGAAGGTTATCCCGATCGCACTTATCGCGGCAACCGCGCCCTGACTCGCTACGAGTTTGCTGCCGGATTAAATGCCTGTTTGAATCGGATTCAAGAATTAATTGCCGCCCTACCTCAAGGCGTGACTAGAGAGGATTTAGCCGCTCTGCAACGGTTGCAAGAAGAGTTTGCCGCAGAATTGGCTACTTTGCGCGGTCGCGTAGATGCTCTGGAAGCACGCACGGCTAAACTGGAAGCGCAGCAGTTCTCCACCACCACAAAGCTGAGAGGAGAAGCGATTTTTGCCATATCGGATATTTTTGGCGGTGGCAATATCGGTGAGGGTGTTGACGATGCCAACAATACAGTCTTTCAAGACAGGGTACGTTTAGAATTTCAAACCAGCTTCACAGGTAAAGATATCCTGCATACCCGTTTGGCAGCAGGTAACGCCGTTGCGTTTAATAGCTTACCAGGCCGGGATTTTATCGGTTCGGACGCAGTGTACTCTCGCAATAGCGCTGAAGGTACTCTGCAATTTTTGGCTGGTAGCACTGGCAACAACAATATCGTTTTAGATTGGTTGGCATACGAATTCCCTATATTTGGGAACTCGCGAGCTTACGTAGCTGCTGTTGGCGGACTTCACAACGACTACGCTGACGTTTCCCATCCGTACTTTTACGATGGGGATGGCGGTAATGGCGCTATCTCTACCTTTGCACAAATGAGTCCGATCTATCGGATTGGTGGTGGTGCTGGTGGTGGTATCAGCTTTGCTTTTGGACGCGGCGGTAGCTTTTTCAAACCAAGTTCGCTAACTGTGGGGTATCTGGCAGGCGGTTCGGGTATAAATCGCCCCGGTAACGCTCCTACCAGCGCCAATAGCCCGATCGATACGAACGGCTTGTTGGACGGTAACTACGCGGCTTTGGCACAGTTGAACTTTAGTCTAAGCGATCGCTTGGGCTTGGCTGTAACCTACGTCCACGGTTACCACAACACCGGCAGCGACATCTTCGAGAGCGGTGCAGGTGCGGGGGGTCGCCTTGTAGGTACAACTCTGGCTAACTTACCATCTACGCTTCTGGGCACGTCCACCAATGGCACCACAACTCCTGTGGTGACGAACTCCTACGGAGCCCAAGCAGCTTTTCGACTCAGTAAGAATTTCTCCATCAGCGGCTGGGCTTCGCTGACCGATGCTACCCTCATCCGTCGTGGTACTGCACAAATATGGAGTTACGGACTTGGTATTGCCCTTCCTAACTTGGGTAAAGAAGGTAACGTTTTGGGTCTGTTTGCTGGTGCTGAACCTTATATGACAGGCATAGAAGTTGCAGGGCCCGATCCTCAGTTTAACCGGGATATCCCCTGGCACTTGGAAGGATTCTACAAGTTCCAAGTGTCGGATAATATCTCGGTCACCCCTGGTGTGATTTGGCTAATGGCTCCCGACCAGAACAAGAATAACGATGATATTTTCATCGGTACGCTCAGGACGACCTTCACCTTCTAGGCAATCTAGAACTAACTTAGAACAAAAAAACTACAGCCCCGCTTGAGACGGGGCTTTTTTTTGGAGAGGGAGATGGGGGAGTGGGGGAGTGGGGGAGTGGGAGAGTGGGGGAGCAGAAGAATTAATATTTTTCTTTTCCCTCTTCCCGATTCCCTGTTCCCTGTTCCCTGTTCCCTGTTCCCTGTTCCCTGTTCCCCCTTTCCCCTCTTCCCTAGCCCCTAACCCCTAGCCCCTATATCTGTAGGGAGCGAAGGAAAATAGTATTTGTTTCTAAACCGATAAACTCCAGTGTAGAACCGGGGTATACTGGAGGAAGGAATACCAAGTTGTAGAAAAATTTAAGATTAGGGCAATCGGCAATGGGATAGAAACAATTTTCTCAATTGAGCGTTGAGCTAAACGAAGTAGTTAATTCAAAAGCGATCTCTCATAACTCATCAGTTCCAAACCTCAATCTCAACTGAAGTTCAAACGAAACATCATCAACTGGAAACAATATATACTGTGGAACTCTCGTGTAAAAGTGAATACGCGCTACTAGCTCTTTTGGAGCTGACAATTCACTACCAAAGTGGCGAACCGCTGCAAATTCGGCAGATTGCGGCTCAACAAAATATACCCGATCGCTATTTAGAACAGCTACTGGCTACTTTGAGGCGCTGCGGTTTGGTGCGTAGCCAACGGGGAGCGAAAGGAGGCTACGTGTTGGGTCGGGAACCTTGGAAAATTACGCTTTTAGATGTGGTCTATTGTCTGGAAGGACAGGATTCTCAACCATCTGAGCGCGATTCTGCCCCCAAAACGCTAGAAAGTGCTGTTGTGCGAGAAATATGGCAGGAAGGACTGCAAGCGGCTAATTCCGTTTTGCAAAAATATACACTCCAAGATCTGCGCGAAAAGCGAGATGCTAGGCGTCAGCTAGATATTATGTATTACATCTGAAAAAAAGGGCTAGAGGCTGGGGCGTCGGGAGTCAGGGAAAAAAATAAAATCCTCTGGCAACTGACAACCGATCGCTAAGCACAAACAGTTTACGAGTAATTAAAAAATATGCGGATTGCCCATGACATCACCGAGTTAGTCGGTCTTACACCTCTGGTACAGTTAAATCGCATTCCACAAGCAGAAGGCTGTGTGGCGCAAATCGTGGTGAAGTTGGAGGGAATGAACCCAGCATCTTCCGTCAAAGACCGGATTGGCGTCAGCATGATCGATAAGGCAGAAGAGGAAGGGCGAATCACACCCGGTAAAACGATTTTGGTGGAACCTACTTCTGGAAATACGGGAATTGCGCTGGCAATGGTTGCTGCGGCTAGGGGTTATCGGCTAGTATTAGCGATGCCTGAAACGATGAGCAACGAACGACGGGCAATGTTGCGAGCTTACGGAGCGGAATTGCAACTGACTCCTGGAATTGAAGGGATGAGCGGTGCAATTCGGAAAGCGCAGGAGATTGTGGACACAACTCCGAATGCTTATATGTTGCAACAGTTTCGCAATCCGGCTAACCCGCAAATTCATCGGGAGACGACAGCTGAAGAAATTTGGCAAGATACGGATGGACAGGTGGATATCCTGGTAGCTGGTGTGGGTACGGGCGGTACGATTACTGGGGTGGCGGAAATCATCAAACAGCGGAAACCTTCGTTTCGTGCCATTGCCGTCGAACCTGCTAACAGTCCGGTTCTTGCTGGTGGAAAACCAGGGCCGCACAAAATTCAGGGAATTGGGGCTGGCTTTATTCCCCAAGTACTTAAGGTAGATTTAATTGACGAGACGATCGCTGTCACCGATGAAGATGCGATCGCCTACGGGCGTCGTCTAGCTCGCGAAGAAGGTCTGCTATCCGGTATTTCTAGCGGTGCAGCGCTGTGCGCGGCGATTCGCGTAGCGCAGCGAAAAGAAAATGAGGGACGCCTGATCGTAATGATTCAACCCAGCTTTGGAGAGCGCTATTTGAGTACGCCTTTGTTCCAAGATCCGGAACCCAAATTATCTTCGCTTGGGCTACCCTGGTAGTTCAGAAATCCGATCTTGATAGGTGGGGTACTCGAT
The DNA window shown above is from Aerosakkonema funiforme FACHB-1375 and carries:
- a CDS encoding Rrf2 family transcriptional regulator; this encodes MELSCKSEYALLALLELTIHYQSGEPLQIRQIAAQQNIPDRYLEQLLATLRRCGLVRSQRGAKGGYVLGREPWKITLLDVVYCLEGQDSQPSERDSAPKTLESAVVREIWQEGLQAANSVLQKYTLQDLREKRDARRQLDIMYYI
- a CDS encoding iron uptake porin — protein: MSNTLWKSVLFSPAILGATLLLGSSAMATESKTTPEVAQTPAAVTQSPEAQPVAAALLGIDGLQHIASQTVEEEAAALSTNAVKVEQPSEQPLAEAHTLQQKSVASKLEAATQPATKSQQKTVADKISSPAPVSANLSEIRVAQAAPNSERTLDQIIQYGSEGTGNAETVGQVTSVSQLRDVQPTDWAFQALQSLVERYGCIEGYPDRTYRGNRALTRYEFAAGLNACLNRIQELIAALPQGVTREDLAALQRLQEEFAAELATLRGRVDALEARTAKLEAQQFSTTTKLRGEAIFAISDIFGGGNIGEGVDDANNTVFQDRVRLEFQTSFTGKDILHTRLAAGNAVAFNSLPGRDFIGSDAVYSRNSAEGTLQFLAGSTGNNNIVLDWLAYEFPIFGNSRAYVAAVGGLHNDYADVSHPYFYDGDGGNGAISTFAQMSPIYRIGGGAGGGISFAFGRGGSFFKPSSLTVGYLAGGSGINRPGNAPTSANSPIDTNGLLDGNYAALAQLNFSLSDRLGLAVTYVHGYHNTGSDIFESGAGAGGRLVGTTLANLPSTLLGTSTNGTTTPVVTNSYGAQAAFRLSKNFSISGWASLTDATLIRRGTAQIWSYGLGIALPNLGKEGNVLGLFAGAEPYMTGIEVAGPDPQFNRDIPWHLEGFYKFQVSDNISVTPGVIWLMAPDQNKNNDDIFIGTLRTTFTF
- the cysK gene encoding cysteine synthase A, producing the protein MRIAHDITELVGLTPLVQLNRIPQAEGCVAQIVVKLEGMNPASSVKDRIGVSMIDKAEEEGRITPGKTILVEPTSGNTGIALAMVAAARGYRLVLAMPETMSNERRAMLRAYGAELQLTPGIEGMSGAIRKAQEIVDTTPNAYMLQQFRNPANPQIHRETTAEEIWQDTDGQVDILVAGVGTGGTITGVAEIIKQRKPSFRAIAVEPANSPVLAGGKPGPHKIQGIGAGFIPQVLKVDLIDETIAVTDEDAIAYGRRLAREEGLLSGISSGAALCAAIRVAQRKENEGRLIVMIQPSFGERYLSTPLFQDPEPKLSSLGLPW